In Camelina sativa cultivar DH55 chromosome 16, Cs, whole genome shotgun sequence, a single window of DNA contains:
- the LOC104750432 gene encoding protein AAR2 homolog, giving the protein MDSEKALELVKHGATLLFLDVPQHTLVGIDTQIFSVGPAFKGIKMIPPGIHFVFYSSSTRDGKEFSPTIGFFVDVGPSQVIVRKWNQQDEWLAKVSEEEEERYSQAVRSLEFDKHLGPYNLSKYGEWKHLSNYITKDVIERFEPVGGEITVIYESAILKGGPKTAMEKALDAQMKKSKFKASSNEEPKENRFYYTSIPRILKNKGMSGQELTSMNHDKTQLLESVLSKEYKDSEDLLLGELQFSFVAFLMGQSLESFMQWKSIVSLLLGCIHAPFHTRSQLFTKFIKVIYHQLKYGLQKESSGPEMGVHALLDDSWLASDSFLHLLSKDFFALVEEASVVDGDLLSWTRKFKELLENRLGWEFQKNSAIDGTYFDEDDEYAPVVEMLDESHEEYIVT; this is encoded by the exons aTGGATTCAGAGAAGGCACTAGAGCTTGTGAAGCATGGAGCTACGCTTCTCTTTCTCGACGTTCCTCAGCATACTCTTGTTGGAATCGACACtcag ATATTCTCAGTAGGACCAGCTTTCAAAGGGATTAAGATGATACCTCCTGGGATTCACTTTGTATTCTATAGTTCATCAACCAG gGATGGTAAAGAGTTTTCACCCACCATTGGCTTCTTTGTTGATGTTGGTCCTTCTCAG GTTATTGTGCGCAAATGGAATCAGCAAGACGAGTGGTTAGCCAAAGTATCTGAAGAAGAG GAAGAGAGATATTCTCAAGCAGTCAGGTCTTTGGAGTTTGACAAACATCTTGGCCCTTACAATTTAAGTAAATATGGGGAATGGAAGCACTTATCTAATTACATTACGAAGGATGTTATTGAAAGATTTG AGCCAGTTGGAGGAGAAATAACAGTCATCTACGAATCTGCTATTCTAAAAGGTGGACCTAAAACGGCAATGGAAAAAGCACTTGATGCACAGATGAAGAAAAGCAAGTTTAAGGCATCATCTAATGAGGAACCAAAAGAGAATAGGTTTTACTACACTTCTATTCCTCGGATTCTAAAGAACAAGGGAATGTCTGGGCAGGAGCTCACCTCTATGAATCATGACAAG ACCCAACTACTTGAAAGCGTATTATCAAAGGAGTACAAAGACTCGGAAGACTTACTTCTTGGAGAGCTACAATTTTCATTTGTAGCATTTTTG ATGGGACAGTCTCTTGAATCCTTCATGCAGTGGAAGTCCATAGTTAGTCTTTTACTGGGCTGTATCCATGCG CCCTTTCATACAAGGAGTCAACTGTTTACAAAG TTCATCAAAGTCATCTACCATCAACTAAAATATGGACTACAGAAAGAGAGTAGTGGTCCTGAGATGGGGGTACATGCGCTTCTTGATGATTCTTGGCTAGCTTCCGATAGCTTTCTGCATTTGCTTAGCAAG GACTTTTTCGCACTAGTGGAAGAGGCATCTGTAGTTGATGGAGATTTATTGTCGTGG ACAAGGAAGTTCAAAGAGTTGCTTGAAAACAGAttaggatgggagtttcagaaGAATAGCGCTATTGACGGGACATACTTTGACGAAGATGATGAG TATGCTCCTGTGGTTGAGATGTTGGATGAAAGTCATGAAGAATATATTGTCACTTAG
- the LOC104750431 gene encoding uncharacterized protein LOC104750431, with amino-acid sequence MILRRFICYNASSTVSSIAPSPKKKPLIFLGSPQVSVTVLEALFDASASPNSSFKVAGIVTQPPSRRDRGRKVLPSPVAQYALDKGLPSDLIFSPEKAGDEAFLSTLRDLQPELCVTAAYGNILPTKFLIIPVHGTVNIHPSLLPLYRGAAPVQRALQDGVSETGVSLAFTVRKLDAGPVIASKSIQVDDIIKAPELLSFLFSEGSKLLIRELPSIFDGSAKSKAVPQDDSKATLAPKLAQDEAWLSFDQEAFVLHNKVRAFAGWPGTRAKVVVLDDRSGQENELELKIITTRVCQASENRDGEQDNVTFKKGSLVFPCGGGTALEVLEVQLPGKKAINAAAFWNGLRGQKLKKL; translated from the exons ATGATATTACGTCGTTTTATCTGCTACAACGCTTCTTCAACTGTTTCTTCTATAGCTCCATCTCCGAAGAAGAAGCCACTCATCTTCTTAGGCTCTCCTcag GTTTCCGTGACTGTCCTTGAAGCTCTCTTCGATGCATCTGCTTCACCAAACTCTTCCTTTAAG GTTGCAGGGATTGTAACACAGCCACCATCAAGAAGAGATAGAGGTAGAAAAGTTTTGCCTTCACCGGTAGCACAATACGCTCTCGATAAAGGCTTACCTTCTGATCTCATTTTCTCCCCTGAAAAGGCAGGAGAT GAAGCATTCTTATCGACCTTAAGAGATTTGCAACCTGAGCTTTGTGTTACAGCTGCTTATGGGAATATATTGCCTACCAAGTTCCTTATTATTCCAGTACATG GGACAGTGAACATACACCCAAGTTTGCTGCCGCTGTACCGTGGTGCAGCTCCAGTTCAAAGAGCATTGcag GATGGTGTCTCGGAAACAGGAGTATCATTAGCATTTACAGTGCGGAAGTTAGATGCAGGGCCAGTGATTGCCTCTAAGAGTATCCAAGTTGATGATATAATTAAG GCACCAGAACTGCTCTCGTTCCTATTTTCTGAAG GTTCTAAGCTTCTTATTCGTGAACTTCCCTCAATATTTGATGGGTCCGCGAAATCAAAAGCAGTTCCCCAAGATGATTCTAAAGCTACCTTAGCTCCAAAG CTAGCTCAAGATGAGGCTTGGCTCTCTTTTGACCAGGAAGCTTTTGTTCTACATAACAAG GTTCGTGCATTTGCAGGATGGCCAGGAACACGAGCTAAAGTTGTAGTCCTCGATGACAGAAGCGGTCAGGAAAATGAGCTAGAGCTTAAAATAATTACTACTCGTGTATGTCAAGCTTCAGAAAACCGGGATGGTGAACAAGATAATGTAACTTTCAAGAAAGGTTCATTGGTGTTTCCTTGTGGAGGAGGTACTGCTTTAGAG GTACTAGAGGTCCAGCTTCCTGGTAAAAAAGCTATCAACGCGGCCGCTTTTTGGAATGGCTTGAGAGGTCAAAAGCTGAAGAAGCTATGA